The sequence TAGAGGTGTCCAATTTAGATATCTTATTTAATGAAGAGGAATTATATGGTGTTCTGGCGTCCGTGTCTCTGGAACTGTCCAAACAGCTTCCATCTGAAGAAGTCCTTTTGCACTGAAGTCCACTAGCATTTTGACTAATATCTGGCATGCTTTGCTGAAacaacaggtaaaaaaaaataatgaagtcttCAAGTAATTATTAAAgccgaaaaaaaaaaatattgccagaAGAGCCAAATTTTTATTataccttctttcttttctgtaaggtTTCTGCAGGCAAAAAGTAGTGGAGATGCTTTCTCTTCACATGAGCTGCCTCAATCTTCATACCTTCCTTTAGCACATTAAGGTTGTTAGCCTGCCTGTAAACTAGCATGAAATTTAGTGTTGTAGCTTAGTGGCGATGTTTGCATTAGGTATTTGTCAAAGTTACATACAGTATCTTTAGAAACAGCGAGCCTTTAAGTCTGTCCAGCCCAAACGAAGAGCAAGTTTCCAGCCTAACTGAACACAAAATGCTACCCAAGCACTCCACACGTAGTCTCAAGAAGATGAATGTGACCTAAGGTGCCCATTTTGCATCCAGTACAGACCAGATACACAGTAGCTGTTTAAGTTCAAATATGCATTTATGTGCTCAGTTACAGCTGTGGTCTGCTAATCATGCAGCTCACATCTGAGTTGGTTTTAACCTGAAGGAGATAACACTCCTTACCCATTAGGTTTCTGGGTGAGAATATATCTAGAGGACCTTCTCAATCAACCCAATGTGCACAGCTGATGAGAGACCAGACAAACCTTATTCAAGGTTCagactaattttttatttgatatttacAGTGGTGATTGTGGTTTTTTGTAACAGTTCTGTAGCATCATATAACTTCTCAGTAGTTTAGATGGTAAAATTCTATCTGTCCAAGAAAGTAAGAGCGGATTTTAGGGACATCTGACTTATCAGAATCCCTAcaatttaaacagttttttcttAACTGCCTGCAAACAGCCTTTTATGCAACTTGCAAATGCTATACTAGCACAGCAGTTATTACAGAATTAAGTCACATTTAGATAAGCTTATCTAACAGGCCTATCATGAGCATAACTGGGAAGTCAGCTTACTAACACAGAGTGGGAATCAAAGTAAGGACATGCAACAAAAAGGCTTACAAGTCCTTCTACAGGAGACCTAGAAGTGAAATAGAAGCACAAATATGAACGTTCCCACCAATATGAACAGTTGCTTCGAAGCAAATTCAATAATGTTTTTATGTAAAAGCGAGATCAAGTTCACTTAACAAAAGCCTTCTGAACAGTGAGCCTTATATTCTTGAGCCCATCAACTTGAAGTTTACCTTTGCCCTCTAAAAAACATTCTCTCAAAGTCAAGGCACATGATAAAAGCTTTCTTGCACATAACTACTGGTCACTCCCACATTTGCCAAAGGATTTCACACCTCTCAAGAATACCTTTTCTGTTCAATCTCTCTGGATTCAAATCCTATATCTGAAACGTACTATAGGCTGTGCTTCACTAAACTAAGACCACACAGCTATACTAATAAAGTATGTGCATAGAAATAAAGGATTTAACATTAGTTCTAGCCTCTTAGTACATAAACCTTGTTGACATAATTTACATTTGCCACTACACTGAAACACAGTGCCACTGGATGTAACGGACAAGACAAGCATCAGTACAGATAACAGAGCAAGTCTGAGGAAGTCACCTCACCGGGCTTGAAACTGGGACAAGAGTTTTGATGCATTTTGTCTGTGCTTTTTTCATATCCCAAAGCATAAGCTAAAAAGTTCAGGTTTTACTGCATTTACTCGTGTTGTCCGAGCAAGACGACACACAGCTCGTGCTGGTACTATGGATAAACCCTTCATCAGtgcaaacaaacatttaaaggAGCCCACTGTTTAGAACTCTTTGTCCAAACACACTTGTCACTTCAGAAGAGTAACCTTAGTTACTTCTTAGTTCTTCATTATGATAGCTAGGCATGAGCCTGACAGCACACATGCACTTCTGAAGGGCACAAGAGCAGCCAGCTTGGGAAGAAGTAAACAGATTATGGAAAAGACCTATACTTGCAAATGACTCCTCACCCGCAAGCCCCTTTATTCTAGCATCATCTCACAACCCTTGCaatattacttcatttttacatCTATCAAAAGTAATAACGGAAGATGAACATGAATGTTTACATACAAGACCACATGTAATCACAGTGTGACAACTCACTGACTTTCAAAGTTCTGGAATCATATCATACACAAActgttattttggaaaaatagtGTCAACAGGCATTAACAACTTATTTTAGAGCCTGATACAGTTAATGCCCACTTTCAAAGTTCAGCAACTGACAACTGTTTGTGACAAGCGTAGCTACACCCAGTAAGTGGACATCTCCTGGCTTCACATCTGACTGTCCACTTCATGAAACGCGGTTCCTTTGTGAGTGTGTTTACAATGATCTGCAGAACTGTTATTTCACATATGGTATATGACTGTAGGACACACTTTAGTTTCCAGATGGACTTGCTATGTCAAAATAGCCTGTTTTTAAAGCTAATCTTCTGTATGTTGCTCTCTGTAGAAACACCTAATACCAGAAGGAAGCACAATTCACTTTGTGAAGCAACGGCcactagaataaaaaaattacacccTACAAGACTAGAGCAACATAGAGGCTTACCTGTATCTGTGAATGACTGTATAACATACGTTAAGTCAATGTTAacactttctgtattttccacttTCCTAAATACGATTCCAAGAAACCACATTGACACATATCCACTCCTAAAAAGACAGATTCACAAATCTATCATTTATGCACAGTTGTTCGGATGCTAGTATCTACTCTCAAGAAGGGATTAAGCAAAACAGTTTAGTTGTACACAGCAGTTAAAGATTATAGTCAGCCCATGCTTAAGTTCTCAGAGTACTTCTCTCTGAAGTTCtcccttctttaaaaagatcttACATGCTCAGAACCTTGCCTGTCAGAGCTTGTACCTACAAAACAGTAGGTATGTAACTGAACATCTCTCACAGGTGAGCTGAGGTGAATGAGTATAAACAAGTTACAATACATTGACcaaactatttcagaaaaaatagcGAAACTCACTGTTTACGGAGATCTTGGTTGCCAGGGAAAGACTGTGGCTTTACATGTGCAATAGTTATAAATTCATTCCTCTCCAAGCTTCCAACCAGCACACGAATTTTAGATTCGACAAGGCCAATCCTAATAAGAACCAGAGATATTTCCTCATTTCTAACTGCATTCAGCACGTAGTTATATGCCTTTTTATAATACAATGCAAATACGAAAACACACAAATCAAAAAGTAGCAAGTTTCATTCAGCTGAGCAGATTCTAGACTTTTCTCTCACACACACTGTAATTTGAGATGATTCCAGTGACATTTGAGCTTTAAAGGTTCCAAAGACCGGGGTAAATAAGTTTAACTTGTACTCTTAACAGTTCAGATACAACACTTCAACCTATAGCCCATGATGAAAATATCAGCAAGAAGCAGATCCCAGCCCCTCTGGCTGCATTTTGAAGTGCAGCAAAACTCCTTTTTACCCCAAAGATCAAGGAGAAGAGCAGTTTAGAAAAGGCTCAAGCACAACTGTTCAATTACACCTGAGTAAAGATGCAATTCTTCCTGCAGATTGATCACTGAAAAGAGTTTACCCTCTTCTAGCCaaattgaaaaatacagttCCTTTAATAAGCAAATGATCTAGTCACAGTCTCATCAGAAACTTACCCTAGAAATAAATCATGACCACAaagacttttcctttaaatcaaGTACTGGCATTTTACCCTTTTACCTAAAACACTGCTAACTTTGAAAGCAGTCAGAAATCTGTACATTCTTCCAAAGTATCGTATGTTGATGAACAACAGAGACATGCTATCTATTCCCAAATCCATGCAAGAGTTGAACTAAAGTTGTTCTTGTAGCAGACAAACTGAAGCAAgtttatcttctgctttttagtTTTCCCAGATGCAAAACTAAGCCCCATTTGCCTCCATTTCCGTCACTGcaaaaacatcagcttttaCTGGAGCCAGAACTTTCCTCATCTTTATTGAGAGATACAATAAGCTTTGTTcacttaaaaacatttcacattaaaaGTTATCTGTCTCTCAGCCCTCTGCCCATAAGTCCTTGTTGTATACGTAACTGTGACTGACATCAAGCTGACATCAAGCCAATACAATTTTCAACTGAACGTATTAGAAAGTTCAGGTAAAAGGTACTACCTGTTAGAgccatttttaaacattaaggAAGCTGTCTTTTAGAGATAGCACAAGAATTAAGTTATTTGCCTTAAAGCGCAAGCCAAACTTTGAAGTATAACCAAGGCGCCCTCAGAACAAGGGTCTGTTACACAGAGCTCTTTTGCTTGCTTACTTGAGCAAAGCAGGCAAAGTACTCATTTCTTAACAGAGAATACCATTGCAAAGTTAAGAACGACACACACATTACAGTAACTTAATTCCTCACCATTTCCCCTTATTTCAAGATTCACAGCACATTCACATAGGTTAAACAAGCTATTATTGCCATATCTCCCTTGAGACAATGACAAATATCATGTCATAAGCGGTCATTTCCTCTAACTACAATTGAGGTGGTTCTCACATTAAGTTTCACCAAGTAGATCAGCTCTCCTGCAATTTACCTATCCACTACCAAGAGTGCTGAAGTGATCATTTTCAGCACTAAACACAAGATGTCTGAGCACACTACTAGACTAAAACTTCGTCAATACAATTTATCAGCATTCAGATGCTCTGCGCAGACTGTCAGGTTTCACCCAGATTAAACAGCCTTGTGTCACTTCACTGGAGAAAAGTAAGCTCAGGAATAGGCTGACTACATAACCAGAGCAACTTAGCATTGAGTGCAATCTAGTCCTAAATTAAGTATTACatccactaaaaaaaaagttatgaaacCAAGTCTTCGAAGGTTCTAGAACAGTGGTCTTCAAAGTGGGGGCATGTGTACCGCAGGGGGTGCACAAGACAATCCATTGGGgtccaggaagaaaatattagaacTTCAGTAATGTGTATGTAACTTGTAAATAAGTAGATATATATTGCAAGTATGtgttcaaaatttttttttgctgttcaaaatatttttttttccccaaaaagttTGGAGACCACTTCTCTATAAGTCAGTAAAAGATGTAGCTCTCCAGTGTCCATTACACATCTGATTACATCACGTAATCCCCGTTTGCTTCAGTCTCTGCAACAAGGAACATCTTCCTAACTGAAGCAGTGGTGGGTAAGCACTCCTTGCATCTGCTTCTCCAGATGACGCAGAGCATCTGACCTTCATGCACACTAACCCTCTTTGTTCCTTCTCATCATGACTCCGATCTTTAGGTTAACTTCTTAAACACCAAGATTTATGTCAACTTCCATGCAcaagaaagcttttaattttgctgatGAACTCTCTACTTGGTACTGTATTCCATGCCTAGTTgcacagtttaaaattaaagcgCAACATTGAATTGAGTTTCAATTCTGCACTGAACCCACATTTAAAGCAAGACTTACCACTTTAAGTGATGTTCTTCAGTAACAGCACTAGCAGTCAGCACAATATAATGTctagaagaaaaggaatatacTAGCTCAGGACTTTATCTTCCTTCAAGTGAAACCAAAACTGCCTTAAGTGTATAGAAGATTACTTCCAGACAGGACAGATGATATCCCATATTCAGCACAGtattaactgaagaaaaactgattaCATCCTTTAGCATTGCATACTGCTGTATTCTACATAtcatagtttattttttctaatagaAACAGTGTCAGTGGCGTAACACATacagtttttctgtcttccctaTACTTATCCTTACCAAAATTCATATGATGACCTCCAGTTTCTGAAAACACAATCATTAATGCCATCTTCTATCTAGACtgcaaatttaaattatttacttacTGGTTAGCATAGTGAGTTTTAAGTTCAGACAACAGATTTCATACGTACTTGTACTTCTGAAAGAAGTTCAGTGGTTCAAAGAGCTTTGACCAGTCTGATTTTCCTTGGAGAATCTCATTTGTAACTGTAAGACCTACAATTAAGGTAGAACACCTTATTACCATTTTGTTTAAGACTAGCAGAGCACGATATAAACATTACAAGATAAAGGTTTTGAACAGTAATTCACAGATCAAAAAGCAGGAATTCCCTTGACACAATGCAGGTCTACTACTACAGTTCATTGTAAAACTGGTCCCTTCTTGCCTGCAACAGGCGTACTTCCCAGAGACCTATTCTACCTAAAGGGCAGAACACCTTGCGGAATATAACCAATTCAGATAATGTGGTTTCATACAGCAAGAATTATACTTTTCAATCAGTTAATAAGCATGGAAAGAACTTTACCATGTTTGAACTCCTCTATCATTACCGCTCGCGTTGATGTAGACACATTGTATGTAGAGTTCTGCTGTGGGTAGGCTGGGGTGATGATTGGCATTACGTGGTATCGGTCCGATGGGTTCACCTGTGATGTTAAAACAATCTCGCTTTAACATCAGTTTAGGTTAGAGGAAAGTTTAAAGGCTTCCGAATTCAATTTCTACATACCCTAGGGTCCCACACTGGTAAATTAAGATTGCTCTCTTCAGGTTGTTTCAGCAATACAGGATTTGGCCATTCCCTATATAAGAAAAGCCAGTAACTAACTGTCTGTTTAAAACTCTGCCATGTAATTCAGGGTAGGATTGAGCATTATCAATTTAAATCTTATATAAAGAACTGGCTCTAGAAGTGTTACTTtgttatgcaaattaaaataaacaatagcTCTTACCATTTTGAAAAAACCAAGAAGAACTTGTTAACAAGAGTAGAAGCCAAAGCATTTGGATAGAGTTGACATGTCCTTGCTACTAGCATTGCCCAGGAAACCCCACCAAGAAATCCCAGCATGTTGGAGTAAATGCCACGTCCTAGAAGGGATACACTGTAGTTACCCTGTAGTCTTTCAATATCCAGGTACATTCCTTCAAATTTACAGCACCAACTTCACAATCTATAGAATACTTAGTACACTTCAGCCTCAAAGTCAGTTATTTTTGCAGTGCTATGAGGTCAAAGCGTTGGTCCTTACAGTGATGAGAAAGAGAATAATTACCACTCCACTCGCAAAATACTGCTACCCTGAAATTTACCTACACTGCTGCAGCTACTGCTTCACTCCAACTTCccttaagaaaaaagttctgcCATTCTTCTAGCGCTTGTGCTAGCCACAAGCGCAAACGGTACTTTCTTATTCCTTATGTAGCAAGCTTTTATATTTAACTTAGCCTTTTTATCATTTGTAGTCAGGTTCCTGATAAGCAATGCAGCACCTTGTCTTGTAGGcactgccctctcctccccactcTACCCccattaaaaacacacagaatcTACCACATGGACAGACCTTGAATCTAAACTAAAAccatttttagtttaaaaactgCCATTTAAACAGCTATCCAAAGCTGAAATACTTCTAAtggtcttatttttttcagcctgaggTGCCTCTGAAAAGTTTAAAGATCACGAACAATCACATTACTCACTTTTTGCCCATAGTTTAATTGCACGGAGCGTGAGCCGGAAGTTCTCTTTATTTGGCACTAGATGTAGTATTTCATCAGTAACTCTGCAGCCTGTGAGAAAAAAGTACAGAAGCTCCTAGTAACAGGTACAAATCAGTTTTATGCTATACTGGATCAATAGCTTACAGTTTAACATTCAAGTCTATGAAAACAAGTTTGGATTACTTGCTTTGCATTACCTTAAAATTTAGAGATCATATATAACATTCAGTATCACTTCAGGTAACTGGTGCCctcaacagctttttttatAGTTTAGACTAGAGCCAACAATTTTTAATAAGGCCTTTCTACAGGATTCCAAAAGCTAGGTTTCTTTCAACAGCCAGTGTTAAATTGTGAGCAAGTTAGGCTtcaggtattttaaatatttttttttttttaaatatgaactACCACACATTCTTCTCTATCAAGTGCTCTACCTATTCATCTGAAGCAGTTTCTGTGGCAAACTGGAACAATGCACACACCCTGATCAAAGAAACATGAGGTACAGGTCTATGTAAACACACAACTCCTTGAAACATCTAAATTTAAGCCCACTTGCCACCTCCTCAGATCTCAAGTATACAGGAGATCAGTTTCTGCATCTTGTACAGAAACTTGGGTTGTGTAATGTGCACTCTATACCAATTTTAgtaacactttctttttcaagatGTGTAAATACGCTTACCATTTAAGCTCCGTATACATCTTATATCCAGGCTTCTCAGACGCGAGTCATCTCCGAGATCAAGATTATCAGAAACAGTTTGCACAGACAGTCTTGCAAACACAAGATCAatcttaagagaaaaaaaaagtgccaacTACGACTTAGAATGCCACACTGTTTGCAAACAGCACACTagtgggggggacacacacagtTAGACAAGGCTAAAAAGAGCGGTTAACATTTATATTTAGAATTATGGGACTATAGATACATCTCAAGAGATTTATTTGACAGAAAGCTCAAGAAAATTGCTGGAAGTTCCACATTTTATTCACTAAACCTTCATTGCATCCCCCCTTTCTAAGCTAGGGaaaggaaagggttttttttaagttgaaaagATACTCTAAACTTAGAATTTCTATTAAAAGGCAACTTAGAGTTCATCATAGAATTAAGACATAAGTTCAATCACTTCAACTATACTTCAGCGAAGGagagaacattttctttatgcACTAAGCCCTTTCTATCCTGAAGTATCTGTTTTTTAGTACAGTCTGAGgcaagaaaattattctgtgaatgTCTGTACTAGATAAAGGCCACAAAAAGGTCACTGAATAAGTGTCTTCATGATAGTGATACCAAGCAGTAACTCGCTTAGCTACTACAGCATACAGGTCTCTATTCGCTGTATAAGATCTATTCAAGATACAAGGATTCCTGCAGCTGACAAACCTAGGCAGGAGACAAATAACTACTTTTCGTTTTCCACATTGTTTGTCTCATAACCTCTTCATTTTTGATTTGCAACAAAACATTTAGTCTGCTCACACGATTCATACATGGAACTACACTATATGCAGCCCTTTATAGAAAGCTAGCTTGTCAGAGCTAAGAAGAGTTAGCCAGGACACTGCCTCTACTTCCCCTCTGCACTACCCTTGTGAGATAAATGCTATTCAAGTAGTCTACCCTGGCAGGTTTAGAAAAAGATGTCCCTGATGTTCCCATGCCTGCCAGGCTTCCTAGGGGCTTATTTTCCTATAAGCTCCCATTCTACTACAATGTGTTCTCCTGGAATAGGTTGTGGTCCAGCTGTTCAATTACAGTTTCCTAAATATACTTTAGGATACCAATAACCTTCTGAAATAGCACAGTCACAGGTCCCTGGAAAAGGTATCGTATtccaaaacaagaagaaaaatttactcacttaaagaaaaaaagaaaaaaaacacaaagtgCTTACCTCAATGCCATCAAACTCAAATTTGACAACTGGCACATATGCATCTTCAACTGCCTGTGAAGGAGAGGATAACCAGGTAAGAAAACATCTTCTGCTACTTTAatgtttttcctaaaatattatACAGGATTTACACTGCTAAACTACTCAGTATAAAGACTGAGTTGCTTCTGAATCAAAAGAATTGCTAATAAGCTGCAAGCAGTATAGTACTAATACAGTACTATCACTACAGCTGATCACGTATTGTAATGAACAAACGCTGCACAATGAGCCATCAGTACCAGTGGTTATAAGGCACTTACCTTGGTAGTGAGGAAGATAAGCAAGAGGTTTCTGTAGCTATCTTCCCACCTGCTAACATCCAGAGAAATCTAAAGAATTCTGTCCACATTTGACGGTGCGCACTAGtctcctgtatttttattttctaccatGCCTGAGATGCTATCAGCTACCTTATGGGACAGTTTTCAATTTTGTAGACCACTTGTTAGAACTGTAAAGCAGCCCACTGTGAGTCGGTTTGCAGGTGACAGTCATCTTAAATGAAGGCTCATTAGCTATGCATATGAAGTCTTTCAAAATGTCTGCATGAGGAAGATTAGACTAAGAGAAACACTTCTCAGGAGTGCAGTTTACATGCAAGGTACACAACATATACACCTGAGGGTGATTTTACAAAGCAGTTTTGTATGTTCACAGCACAGCTCCTATTAACTTTAAGTAAAGCTGACAGTGTGCATCCCTTCCGCAAAGTCTCAGGCTGAGCAGCCAGAGAGGAACATGACCAGAGACGAATGAATTAGAGGTCCTAAAGTACATCGAGAGGAACTCCATGGCAAAAGTACTGACAGAAGCCTTTCCACATCACATTcaacttccttccttttcaggctgccccttcctcttcctgcatGCAATTACCTTATTTCCAAGCCCCTTACTACACCTATGACTAAAGCAAGACTCCTAGGGACaaccttgctttttgatacagCTGACTCATTCCCAAACCATGGGTGGGGTAGAAGTGTACCACAAAGATTCTTATGTGATGTACAGTCATTGGGGAAAGGAACCAAAAGCTTGacttcaacattttcatgctgcataaaatagtattttagaAGGTGctcagaaacaattttttattttggcttgtAAGACATTCACTACCAATATGAGTCTTTAACATGCATATTCTTATTGTAGAATTTGCACAATCTATCCAGGAAAGCGCTTACTCACTCTtagattttttatttcctcctgatgttttagtttttcaaagaatgactgaaaaaaatccgATCTTTCCACATGTCTAGGAGCAACACAAACAGCATCGATGTCAGCACCTGCAAAGAGattccatttcttctgttaCTGTTGGAAGTCACTGTCAAACATTAGAACTATGACCAGACAATTAAAGTTCTACCTTTAGTGTGTACTCCAAGCCTGTAAGAaccaaatgtaaatattttgccaCCAACATTCGCTACTGCTGAACGGGGAAGATTCTGTGGGTAGAAGAGAGAGTTCACTTTAGAATACAAGATACACATTAACCTATGTGCAAGTTTAACTACCATACAAGTTATTTAGACTACAACAGCCTCCATAAACAATGCCTTCTCACTCCTGTACTGTTAGTCTTAGACTGATACTGTTTTTTCTCAAGTGAGCACTTgcaactcaaaaaaaaaaaaaggattagtAATGTAGCAGTCCTTTCATTAATTTACACAAATTAAGACCTATTATTAGTCTTCCCTGCAGCAGAGACACATAAATTAACACAATCTAAGAGCTATACAAGAGGCAAAGCCTCGTGTAATAATTTCAAACTAGACTGAGTGCTGTAGGCTGTTTGGGGCAAGATTAGTGCCCATTTACCATCTATCTCACCCCACAATACACTGTTTCAGCTTTGTTAACTGCTACAAGTCAACTGACAGGGCCACTTCACAAATTTATTCAGTGCCCCAAAGACTTCAAGATCTTGATTTGAAGTATCTTTTATACCTTATTTCAATGGTTGTTACTATAGCTCTACTTGATGCTTAAGAAAGTTAAAAGTTGAACTTTAGCATAAATCCTAGTAGTACAGCctttagaagaaataaaaaggcttcAGCTGTTATGATAAGAACATCTAAAAAAATCCTTACCTTGCTCTCACCAAGCTCCGAAATCCATTCTTTGACCAAGTTATTCAGTTTACCAAGAACAACCAGTCTGTAAAGAAAACTCACATTAAGTTTgccctaaaaaaccccaagaggTCAACAAATTTTAGTCTTGTTATACCTGTGATTCAGTTCTTCCTCATCTTCAAACACCCCAAATGGCTTCATTGCTTCAACTAGCTTCTGAGTATGAATGCGATCTATATCCTTAGGAGGAGCCAAGCTAATTGGAGAGGTAATTCCATAGTGCCTTTGAGGCTGGTTCTGCAGCCTAGAAGTActgtgggagaaaataaaatactgaagacttcacagaagaaaaaaaaaaaacaaacttactGGAACACACCCTTGAACTTACAGGTTTTCAACTCAACTTCTGCTCTTTTACCCAGCGTTcacataaatgagaaaaaaaatcctgcttatGATTTTTAGATAATTTGACCTAACTTAGAAGTCacaactactttttaaaaaaaaaatttgtgcaTATAAGACAAAATGCAAGTTGCTACCATCTTAATACAACTTATTTGCAGTGCTCTAGACAGTTAGAACTGATcaccaggaaacaaa comes from Ciconia boyciana chromosome 3, ASM3463844v1, whole genome shotgun sequence and encodes:
- the PAPOLG gene encoding poly(A) polymerase gamma isoform X2; its protein translation is MKETCGTSRLQNQPQRHYGITSPISLAPPKDIDRIHTQKLVEAMKPFGVFEDEEELNHRLVVLGKLNNLVKEWISELGESKNLPRSAVANVGGKIFTFGSYRLGVHTKGADIDAVCVAPRHVERSDFFQSFFEKLKHQEEIKNLRAVEDAYVPVVKFEFDGIEIDLVFARLSVQTVSDNLDLGDDSRLRSLDIRCIRSLNGCRVTDEILHLVPNKENFRLTLRAIKLWAKRRGIYSNMLGFLGGVSWAMLVARTCQLYPNALASTLVNKFFLVFSKW
- the PAPOLG gene encoding poly(A) polymerase gamma isoform X1 is translated as MKETCGTSRLQNQPQRHYGITSPISLAPPKDIDRIHTQKLVEAMKPFGVFEDEEELNHRLVVLGKLNNLVKEWISELGESKNLPRSAVANVGGKIFTFGSYRLGVHTKGADIDAVCVAPRHVERSDFFQSFFEKLKHQEEIKNLRAVEDAYVPVVKFEFDGIEIDLVFARLSVQTVSDNLDLGDDSRLRSLDIRCIRSLNGCRVTDEILHLVPNKENFRLTLRAIKLWAKRRGIYSNMLGFLGGVSWAMLVARTCQLYPNALASTLVNKFFLVFSKWEWPNPVLLKQPEESNLNLPVWDPRVNPSDRYHVMPIITPAYPQQNSTYNVSTSTRAVMIEEFKHGLTVTNEILQGKSDWSKLFEPLNFFQKYKHYIVLTASAVTEEHHLKWIGLVESKIRVLVGSLERNEFITIAHVKPQSFPGNQDLRKQSGYVSMWFLGIVFRKVENTESVNIDLTYVIQSFTDTVYRQANNLNVLKEGMKIEAAHVKRKHLHYFLPAETLQKRKKQSMPDISQNASGLQCKRTSSDGSCLDSSRDTDARTPYNSSSLNKISKLDTSTAEIERNAVCERSNGANSREKMAHVAVPKGLSIPVIDPKIDTTVAIRTLGPAVGYTIPGHDTISQLRARFVQGQHEFSGTPVMDPKNAAPKRPYSPTSKGSHSPISEACPKKAINGEKLTGQDSAFEDDGNPEDVRGRSAENGILGGKSMLIPVMTTTRSQRLSSKELPDSSSPVPTNSIRIIKRSIKLTLNG